Proteins co-encoded in one Malus sylvestris chromosome 9, drMalSylv7.2, whole genome shotgun sequence genomic window:
- the LOC126582405 gene encoding 1-aminocyclopropane-1-carboxylate oxidase, whose translation MENFPVINLESLNGEGRKATMEKIKDACENWGFFELVSHGIPTEFLDTVERLTKEHYKQCLEQRFKELVASKGLEGVQTEVKDMDWESTFHLRHLPQSNISEVPDLKDEYRNVMKEFALKLEKLAEQLLDLLCENLGLEQGYLKKAFYGTKGPTFGTKVSNYPPCPNPDLIKGLRAHTDAGGLILLFQDDKVSGLQLLKDGEWVDVPPMRHSIVINLGDQLEVITNGKYKSVEHRVIAQTDGTRMSIASFYNPGSDAVIYPAPTLVEKEAEEKNQVYPKFVFEDYMKLYAGVKFEAKEPRFEAMKAVEIKASFGLGPVISTA comes from the exons atggagaactTCCCAGTTATCAACTTGGAGAGCCTCAATGGTGAGGGAAGAAAAGCTACAATGGAAAAGATCAAAGATGCCTGTGAGAACTGGGGTTTCTTTGAG CTGGTGAGTCATGGGATTCCAACTGAGTTTCTGGACACAGTGGAGAGGCTGACAAAAGAGCACTACAAGCAGTGTTTGGAGCAAAGGTTCAAGGAGCTGGTGGCCAGCAAAGGCCTTGAGGGTGTTCAGACAGAAGTCAAAGATATGGATTGGGAAAGCACTTTCCACTTGCGCCATCTTCCTCAATCGAACATCTCTGAAGTACCAGATCTCAAGGATGAGTACAG GAATGTGATGAAGGAGTTTGCATTGAAATTGGAAAAATTAGCAGAGCAGCTGCTGGACTTGTTGTGTGAGAATCTTGGACTGGAACAAGGGTACCTTAAGAAGGCATTTTATGGAACAAAGGGACCAACTTTTGGCACCAAGGTGAGCAACTATCCTCCATGTCCCAACCCAGACCTGATCAAGGGTCTCCGTGCCCACACCGATGCCGGCGGCCTCATCTTGCTCTTCCAGGATGACAAGGTCAGTGGCCTCCAGCTCCTCAAGGACGGAGAGTGGGTTGATGTGCCTCCCATGCGCCACTCCATTGTTATCAATCTTGGTGACCAACTTGAG GTGATCACCAACGGAAAGTACAAGAGTGTGGAACACAGGGTGATTGCCCAAACAGATGGCACCAGAATGTCAATAGCTTCATTCTACAACCCAGGCAGTGATGCGGTGATCTACCCAGCACCAACCCTAGTGGAGAAAGAAGCAGAGGAGAAGAATCAAGTGTACCCGAAATTCGTGTTCGAAGACTACATGAAGCTCTATGCTGGGGTCAAGTTCGAGGCCAAGGAACCAAGATTTGAAGCCATGAAAGCAGTGGAAATTAAGGCCAGTTTTGGTTTGGGTCCAGTTATAAGTACTGCTTGA
- the LOC126582408 gene encoding tyrosine-protein phosphatase DSP1-like, with amino-acid sequence MKLEFNNHHHPEDQETDSDSEMCRTIEVVAGSGGFQLSPAKQTPEDDVCADDLFIPPLNFSLVDNGIFRSGFPESANFSFLQTLGLRSIICLCPEPYPEANMEFLKSNGIKLFQFGIDGYKEPFVNIPDDTIREALKVVLDVRNHPVLIHCKRGKHRTGCLVGCLRKLQRWCLTSVFDEYQRFAAAKARVADQRFMEMFDVSSMKHLPMTFSCSKK; translated from the exons ATGAAACTGGAGTTCAATAATCATCACCATCCAGAGGATCAAGAGACCGATAGCGATAGCGAGATGTGCAGAACTATCGAAGTCGTCGCTGGAAGCGGAGGCTTCCAGCTATCTCCGGCAAAGCAAACCCCCGAAGACGACGTCTGCGCCGACGACCTCTTCATTCCGCCGCTCAACTTCTCCTTGGTCGATAACGGCATTTTCAGGTCGGGTTTCCCGGAGTCTGCCAACTTCTCCTTTCTCCAAACCCTAGGCCTCCGCTCCATCAT ATGTTTGTGTCCAGAGCCGTATCCAGAGGCGAATATGGAGTTTCTAAAATCCAATGGGATTAagctcttccaatttgggattGATGGCTACAAG gAGCCTTTTGTAAATATCCCGGACGATACAATCCGTGAAGCACTAAAAGTTGTCCTTG ATGTAAGGAATCACCCTGTCTTAATTCATTGCAAACGAGGCAAG CATCGAACGGGTTGTCTGGTGGGGTGCTTGAGAAAATTGCAGAGATGGTGCCTCACGTCTGTTTTTGACGAATACCAGCGGTTTGCAGCTGCGAAAGCTAGAGTTGCGGATCAGAGGTTTATGGAGATGTTCGATGTTTCTAGCATGAAACATCTGCCGATGACGTTTTCATGTTCCAAGAAGTAA
- the LOC126582406 gene encoding uncharacterized protein LOC126582406 — translation MSGPSDRRFDLNLVEEAAMPSPNNIWRPSFVSPTGHLAVGDFMMKNDMTAAVVARNLLTPKDNRLLSKRSDELAVKDSLALSVQCAGSVSNMAQRLFARTRQVESLVAEVMSLKQEIRGLKHENKQLHRLAHDYATNMKRKLDQMKESDGQVLLDHQRFVGLFQRHLLSSSSGAVPCNEAPNDQPLMPPPSRVLSSTEAPNDPPPVPSLSGALPTAETSPKQPL, via the coding sequence atgtctggcccatccgaccgtcgttttgacttgaaccttgttgaagaggcagccatgccttctccaaacaacatatggcgcccatccttcgtctcccctactggtcatcttgcTGTTGGGGATttcatgatgaagaatgatatgaccgctgcggtggtggccaggaatcttctcactcccaaagataacagactactttccaaacggtctgatgagttggctgttaaggattctctggctctcagtgttcagtgtgcaggttctgtgtctaatatggcccaacgcctatttgctcgaacccgccaagttgaatcattggtggctgaagtgatgagtctcaaacaggagattagagggctcaagcatgagaataaacagttgcaccggctcgcacatgattatgctacaaacatgaagaggaagcttgaccagatgaaggaatctgatggtcaggttttacttgatcatcagaggtttgtgggtttgttccaaaggcatttattgtcttcgtcttctggggctgtaccgtgtaatgaagctccaaatgatcaacctctgatgcctcctccttctagggttctgtccagtactgaggctccgaatgatccccctccggtgccttctctttctggggctctaccgactgctgagacttctcctaaacaacctttgtga